A genomic region of Ehrlichia japonica contains the following coding sequences:
- a CDS encoding phosphoglycerate kinase gives MLKSHDFTFCNMKKIQDFSCSGKTVLLRADLNVPVDNGLVLDDTRIVRLTTTIKYLLSNNAKIIIMSHYGRPKSYDKEFSLKFLVEYLSKVFATNVIFIDGVVGDYVERIIQSAPSGAVLLLENLRFYAEEEKNDLNFAKQLALLADIYVNDAFSCLHRKHSSIDAITRVIPSFIGFNFQEEMKYLNCVVSNSEKPVAVIVGGSKISTKIHMLKNLIRKIDFLIVGGAIANNFLLSQGLKIGKSLYEKLEKDLVTEIMDLAKRYECKIIIPVDYVVAKNSVYEKSMIKDNDTLESDDVILDIGPQTINIIAATVNKCRTVLWNGPCGMFEKESFSKGTFSVANLLSRLTKVGKLKSIVGGGDSICAIKLSGLSNEDFTYISTGGGALLHFLSIA, from the coding sequence ATGTTAAAGTCCCATGATTTTACTTTTTGTAATATGAAAAAAATACAAGATTTTAGTTGTAGTGGTAAAACTGTGTTACTGCGTGCAGACTTAAATGTACCAGTAGATAATGGGCTAGTCTTGGATGATACGAGAATTGTTAGATTAACTACGACTATTAAATATTTATTGAGTAATAATGCGAAGATTATAATAATGTCGCATTATGGTCGTCCCAAATCTTACGATAAAGAATTTTCCTTGAAATTTTTGGTTGAGTATTTAAGTAAAGTATTTGCAACAAATGTAATATTTATAGATGGTGTAGTTGGAGATTATGTAGAGCGAATAATACAATCTGCTCCATCAGGAGCTGTATTGTTGCTAGAAAATTTAAGGTTTTATGCAGAAGAAGAAAAAAATGATTTAAATTTTGCGAAACAACTTGCGTTGTTGGCTGATATATATGTTAATGATGCTTTTTCTTGTTTACATCGTAAACATTCTTCTATAGATGCAATTACGAGAGTAATACCTTCTTTTATTGGTTTTAATTTTCAGGAAGAAATGAAATACTTGAATTGTGTTGTTTCAAATAGTGAAAAACCAGTAGCAGTAATAGTTGGTGGTTCAAAAATATCAACAAAAATTCATATGTTAAAAAATTTAATAAGAAAGATAGATTTTTTGATAGTAGGAGGAGCAATTGCAAATAATTTTTTATTATCACAAGGTTTAAAAATAGGAAAATCATTGTATGAAAAATTGGAAAAAGATCTTGTAACAGAAATTATGGATCTTGCTAAGAGGTATGAATGTAAAATTATTATTCCCGTTGATTACGTGGTAGCTAAAAATTCTGTTTATGAAAAAAGTATGATAAAAGACAATGATACCTTAGAATCTGATGATGTAATATTGGATATAGGTCCCCAAACTATTAATATAATTGCTGCTACGGTAAATAAATGTAGGACAGTTCTATGGAATGGTCCATGCGGGATGTTTGAAAAGGAATCTTTTTCTAAAGGGACGTTTAGTGTTGCGAACTTATTGTCAAGGTTGACTAAAGTAGGAAAGCTTAAAAGTATTGTTGGAGGTGGAGATAGTATATGTGCAATAAAATTATCTGGTCTTTCAAATGAAGACTTTACTTATATTTCTACAGGGGGAGGAGCTTTATTGCATTTTTTAAGTATTGCATAA
- the xseA gene encoding exodeoxyribonuclease VII large subunit → MIPEFTVSEVTRIFQNFVHETFTHIKVRGEISNLSRPNSGHTYFTLKDSAAVLNAVCWNNTKIEFDLKNGLEVICSGFLTTYQSKYQLITETMLLAGIGNLKIMLEQRKAKLEKEGLFDQLNKKPLPLLPKIIGVITSTTGAVINDILNRVKSRFPSHIVISPVSVQGNESINQIISAISKLNNSDINKPDVIIIARGGGSIEDLWIFNDESIVRAVTKSSIPIVSAIGHETDFTLIDYAADIRAPTPTAAVEIVLPTKTQLIDLIDSKFNKIKATLHYKINTKKEQLFYLHNNLIKTKHQIKVLKLQLFEYTNKIEVLLKILLLNKKKSLSDLYHKINKFNKQKTLEAGYAVLYDKNLNHINSIKKLQPNDIILIELEDGTIEAIIK, encoded by the coding sequence ATGATACCAGAGTTTACTGTCAGTGAAGTCACAAGAATTTTTCAAAATTTCGTACATGAAACATTTACTCACATAAAAGTTAGAGGAGAAATTAGTAATTTATCACGTCCAAATTCTGGACACACATATTTTACACTAAAGGACTCTGCTGCTGTACTTAATGCAGTATGCTGGAATAATACTAAAATTGAATTTGATCTAAAAAATGGGTTAGAAGTCATATGCTCTGGATTTCTAACAACCTATCAATCAAAATATCAACTGATAACAGAAACAATGTTATTAGCTGGAATAGGTAACTTAAAAATAATGCTTGAACAAAGAAAAGCAAAATTAGAAAAAGAAGGACTTTTCGATCAATTAAACAAAAAACCTTTACCCTTATTACCTAAAATTATAGGTGTGATTACATCTACCACTGGAGCAGTGATTAACGATATACTCAATAGAGTAAAAAGTCGTTTTCCAAGCCATATAGTCATATCTCCAGTATCTGTACAAGGGAATGAATCTATTAATCAAATTATAAGTGCAATATCAAAACTAAATAATTCTGATATAAACAAACCAGATGTAATAATCATTGCTAGAGGAGGAGGTAGTATAGAAGATCTGTGGATTTTCAATGACGAATCAATAGTAAGAGCAGTAACCAAATCTAGCATTCCTATAGTTTCTGCAATCGGACATGAAACTGACTTTACTTTAATTGATTACGCAGCAGATATACGTGCCCCTACACCTACAGCTGCAGTAGAAATTGTTCTACCAACAAAAACTCAATTAATAGACCTCATAGACAGTAAATTCAACAAAATAAAAGCAACTTTACACTATAAGATAAATACAAAAAAAGAACAATTGTTTTACCTACACAACAACTTAATAAAAACTAAACACCAAATTAAAGTATTAAAACTCCAGCTATTTGAATATACAAACAAAATAGAAGTATTACTAAAAATATTGTTATTAAATAAGAAAAAATCCTTAAGTGATTTATATCATAAAATCAACAAATTTAATAAACAAAAAACATTAGAAGCAGGATATGCTGTATTATATGATAAGAATCTTAATCATATTAATAGTATAAAAAAACTACAACCAAATGATATTATATTAATTGAGCTAGAAGATGGAACAATAGAAGCTATAATAAAATAG
- a CDS encoding virB8 family protein, with protein MFSKFRKNNNKNDNNKPSDTNLETTYSWHVSRYNSVVVQRNMLLFFTTLALSAVGISVFVISNISKNRTIEPFVVEIEKKSGITTLVNPISVKQYSADEVLNNHFIIEYVRSRELFDPNNFQYNYYTKVRLFSNQTIYSEFRNWIRLSNPASPLNLYANVTSGHLKIRSLQHLRPGNVQIRFSLEFNHPNGTIKKDRIATLSFEYATLEMNEQERQINPLGFQITYYRADDEFL; from the coding sequence ATGTTTAGTAAATTCAGAAAAAACAATAATAAGAATGATAACAACAAACCATCAGACACAAATTTAGAAACAACATACAGTTGGCATGTTAGCCGTTATAACTCAGTCGTTGTACAAAGGAATATGTTGCTGTTTTTTACTACGTTAGCACTAAGCGCAGTAGGAATTAGTGTTTTTGTCATTTCTAATATCAGCAAAAACAGAACTATTGAACCATTTGTGGTAGAAATAGAAAAAAAATCTGGGATCACAACTCTAGTCAATCCTATATCAGTAAAACAATATTCAGCAGATGAGGTTTTAAATAACCATTTCATAATAGAATATGTAAGATCTAGAGAACTTTTTGATCCTAATAATTTTCAATATAACTATTATACAAAAGTTCGTTTATTTTCTAACCAAACAATATACAGTGAGTTCCGCAACTGGATAAGGTTAAGTAACCCTGCAAGTCCTTTAAATTTATATGCAAATGTAACATCAGGACACTTAAAAATCAGATCTTTACAGCATTTACGTCCAGGAAATGTACAAATCAGATTTTCCTTAGAATTTAACCATCCAAACGGCACAATAAAAAAAGATAGAATAGCTACATTATCATTTGAATACGCAACTCTTGAAATGAACGAACAGGAAAGACAAATTAATCCTTTAGGATTCCAGATAACTTACTATAGGGCAGATGATGAATTTCTATAA
- the dapF gene encoding diaminopimelate epimerase — translation MIDFIKMHGTLNDFVIIDCRKRSYNNINYKAIANRKTGIGCDQIIVITESEKADCFMHIYNADGSKVGMCGNAARCVSYLLSNETQNNNVTIELSDRILSCLRTSENSVQVNIGIARFHWTDIPTSQECDTLHLPIELEMLSDPVGVNVGNPHAIFFVDSIEAIPLDKLGPKLENHDFFPEKANISIAEIVSRDKIKLRVWERGTGETASCGSGACAALAAAIRRQYTDNTATIYLQGGNLSISYQSDNTILMEGTVSYIFNGTYCAQ, via the coding sequence ATGATAGACTTTATAAAAATGCATGGCACACTTAATGATTTTGTAATTATAGATTGTAGAAAAAGATCTTATAATAACATTAACTATAAAGCCATTGCTAACAGGAAAACAGGAATTGGCTGTGATCAAATTATTGTTATAACAGAATCTGAAAAAGCTGATTGTTTCATGCACATATATAATGCAGATGGCAGCAAAGTTGGAATGTGTGGAAATGCTGCAAGGTGTGTAAGCTATTTATTAAGTAACGAAACACAAAATAACAATGTAACAATTGAACTATCTGATCGTATACTATCATGTTTAAGAACATCAGAAAACAGCGTACAAGTTAACATAGGAATAGCTAGATTCCATTGGACAGATATACCTACATCTCAAGAATGTGATACTTTACACTTACCCATAGAATTAGAAATGTTAAGTGATCCTGTAGGAGTAAATGTAGGGAATCCCCATGCAATATTTTTCGTTGACTCTATAGAAGCAATTCCATTAGATAAACTAGGACCGAAATTAGAAAACCATGACTTTTTCCCTGAAAAGGCAAATATCAGTATTGCAGAAATTGTGTCTAGAGATAAAATTAAACTTAGAGTTTGGGAACGTGGGACCGGAGAGACAGCTTCATGTGGTAGCGGTGCATGCGCAGCATTAGCTGCAGCAATAAGACGTCAGTATACTGACAACACAGCAACTATATACTTACAAGGTGGTAATTTATCAATATCATACCAGAGTGATAATACTATTTTAATGGAAGGAACGGTATCATATATATTTAATGGTACCTATTGTGCTCAATAA
- a CDS encoding zinc-ribbon domain-containing protein, producing the protein MRIECKNCNAVYRVDSKKFPTSGKKVRCTSCNNTWTHIYTRDKIVDHSEKKYTNKKFTANPNLQDSNNTSHNNSTKSNFLFKKTLSIIVMALLIFSISVMLQNNMPYKIRKFYRIIEMYDTTNIQLAHSEVKILKNDKNNIAIKVEGVIKNQSNHERFIPGIHFVFYNKQKKALSAEKLNQHKTDIIPSKKDYKFEHIIHYVPKDTDSIQIKIGNLFEIAFL; encoded by the coding sequence ATGCGAATAGAATGCAAAAATTGTAATGCAGTTTATAGAGTAGACAGTAAAAAATTCCCTACTAGTGGAAAAAAAGTTAGATGCACAAGCTGTAATAATACGTGGACACATATCTATACACGGGATAAAATTGTAGATCACTCTGAAAAGAAATACACAAATAAAAAATTCACAGCCAATCCCAACTTACAGGATAGTAATAACACTTCACATAATAATTCTACTAAGAGCAATTTTCTTTTTAAGAAAACACTATCAATAATTGTAATGGCATTATTGATATTTTCCATATCTGTTATGCTTCAAAACAATATGCCATACAAAATCAGGAAATTTTATCGTATAATAGAAATGTATGATACAACAAACATACAGTTAGCACATTCTGAGGTTAAAATCTTAAAAAATGATAAAAATAACATTGCAATAAAAGTTGAAGGAGTTATCAAGAATCAATCTAATCACGAAAGATTCATACCTGGTATACATTTTGTATTTTATAACAAACAGAAAAAAGCCCTTTCTGCAGAAAAATTAAATCAACACAAAACTGATATTATTCCTAGTAAAAAAGACTATAAATTTGAACACATAATACATTACGTACCAAAAGATACTGACAGTATACAAATAAAAATAGGAAATTTATTTGAGATTGCCTTTTTATGA
- a CDS encoding GTP cyclohydrolase II produces MENLFNSFHSNKYITEKSITELRCGIPVLLYNSNNNLLIFPSELVDHLLLSTLKKHFKDINILVTGNRLNFIFQSSGNQLSRIKIKESHDLEYISSLLIGQEFHNKGSFAIDNLITSTNPLDKTAISLIKLTKLLPSAIAIDISSSNILQWCTENNITPIKQEIIDNYNEEYEIQEVCSSPLFLKDCPNAKINVYRSHTGELEHYAIIIGSPDYNNPIIRIHSSCYTGDLLNSLSCDCRCQLHTAIKLMIENKGGIILYLAQDGRGIGLANKIRTYQLQIKHNFDTVDANRFFGFEDDERVFTPAVKILQKLGISRLQLLTNNPNKISEIQNNGIQVTKILPIFVDTNQHNINYINTKAKRLGHVC; encoded by the coding sequence ATGGAAAATTTATTTAACAGCTTTCACTCCAATAAGTATATTACAGAAAAGTCTATTACAGAATTAAGGTGTGGTATCCCAGTATTACTATATAATAGCAATAATAATTTACTAATTTTTCCTAGTGAATTAGTAGATCATCTATTATTAAGCACACTCAAAAAACATTTTAAAGATATCAACATACTAGTAACTGGTAATAGGTTAAATTTCATCTTTCAATCCTCAGGAAATCAACTCTCTAGGATTAAAATCAAAGAATCTCATGATTTAGAATATATATCCTCTTTACTAATAGGCCAAGAATTTCATAATAAAGGATCTTTTGCCATTGACAATCTCATTACAAGTACAAATCCCTTAGATAAAACTGCTATCTCTCTAATAAAACTAACAAAGCTATTACCTTCAGCAATTGCGATTGATATCAGCAGTTCTAATATACTACAATGGTGTACTGAAAATAATATAACACCTATAAAACAAGAAATAATTGATAACTATAATGAAGAATATGAAATTCAAGAAGTATGCAGTTCTCCTTTATTTTTAAAAGACTGTCCCAACGCTAAAATAAACGTGTATAGATCACATACCGGAGAGCTTGAACATTATGCAATCATTATAGGAAGTCCAGATTATAACAACCCTATCATTAGAATTCATTCTTCGTGTTATACTGGTGACTTACTGAATAGCTTATCTTGCGATTGTAGATGTCAATTGCACACAGCTATAAAATTAATGATAGAAAATAAAGGTGGAATAATCTTATACTTAGCTCAAGATGGTCGTGGTATAGGATTAGCTAATAAAATAAGAACATATCAATTGCAGATCAAGCACAATTTTGATACTGTAGACGCCAACAGGTTTTTTGGATTTGAAGATGATGAAAGAGTATTTACTCCAGCTGTAAAAATACTACAGAAATTGGGAATTTCAAGACTACAACTACTTACAAACAATCCAAATAAAATTTCAGAAATTCAGAATAATGGCATACAAGTTACAAAAATATTACCTATTTTTGTTGACACAAACCAACATAATATTAATTATATCAATACTAAAGCTAAAAGATTAGGCCATGTTTGCTAG
- a CDS encoding methyltransferase domain-containing protein, which translates to MKSNFFIAKRNLSSLILNINKAIPKLQDISQSIKNKIISMKNEAILLQNKLKNLLETNIDLGLYHFYKGNISDAKFRFRLISILKPKLPIAYYNLGRCYFVLQNLNKAQQNFIQAIELDNNYADALYCLNKITNPASIVYVPENIIKQYFDYTSEHFVEHWLIAKQYKAHEYVKSLIINFFGNKSSHLNILDLGCGTGICGQFLKMKNIGNHITGIDLSNKMIHIARSCFVNGKQAYNELININIFDFLKKNQDKKKYDVIILTEVLQYTGSLNPIFKLLKTMLDTNGIIIGLARRKKGSGFQFINEGDFFCHSDEYIKSSITKSGLQCSYSSYCKIYGSQVEGVLFVAQSYTSS; encoded by the coding sequence ATGAAAAGTAATTTCTTCATAGCAAAGCGTAATTTATCGTCTTTGATATTGAACATTAACAAAGCCATACCAAAACTACAGGATATTTCTCAATCCATAAAAAACAAAATCATTTCTATGAAAAATGAAGCTATTTTATTACAAAACAAACTAAAGAATTTACTCGAAACTAATATCGACCTTGGTCTATATCATTTTTATAAAGGAAATATATCCGATGCAAAATTCAGATTTCGCCTTATTAGTATTCTTAAACCTAAATTACCAATAGCATACTATAACCTTGGAAGATGTTACTTTGTTTTACAAAACTTAAATAAAGCACAACAAAATTTTATACAGGCAATAGAATTAGACAACAATTATGCAGATGCTTTATATTGCTTAAACAAAATAACAAATCCAGCAAGCATTGTATATGTACCTGAAAATATCATAAAGCAATACTTTGATTACACTAGTGAACATTTTGTGGAGCATTGGCTCATAGCAAAACAATACAAAGCTCACGAATATGTCAAATCTTTAATAATAAACTTTTTCGGTAATAAATCGTCACATCTGAATATCTTAGACCTAGGATGCGGTACTGGTATATGTGGTCAATTTCTAAAAATGAAGAACATAGGTAATCACATAACAGGTATCGATTTATCAAATAAAATGATCCATATAGCAAGAAGTTGTTTTGTAAATGGAAAACAAGCTTACAATGAACTAATAAATATAAACATTTTTGATTTTCTAAAGAAAAATCAAGATAAGAAAAAATATGATGTTATTATCTTAACAGAAGTACTGCAGTACACCGGTAGCTTAAATCCTATCTTTAAATTATTGAAAACAATGTTAGATACAAACGGTATTATTATTGGACTTGCAAGAAGAAAGAAAGGATCAGGGTTTCAATTTATCAACGAAGGAGATTTCTTCTGCCATTCAGATGAGTACATAAAATCTTCCATTACAAAATCAGGGTTACAGTGTAGCTATTCCAGTTATTGCAAAATATATGGATCACAAGTTGAAGGAGTACTTTTCGTAGCACAATCTTACACCAGCAGTTAG
- the dapD gene encoding 2,3,4,5-tetrahydropyridine-2,6-dicarboxylate N-succinyltransferase gives MVNVCDFQEVIEDAWNNLADLSGNASVRKVVDEVMDLLDQGKIRVCEKIEGQWIVNEWVKKAILLCFRLYDMSFAEISSANSILGSLCWFDKVQLKFGKWGADDFKQAKIRAVPGSMVRKSAYIAPNVVLMPSFVNVGAYIDEGTMIDTWASIGSCAQIGKHCHISGGAGVGGVLEPLNSRPVVVEDNCFIGARSEIVEGVIIGEGAVIAMGVYIGASTRIIDRASGEVFYGRVPPYSVVVPGSYGSGNLSLYCAVIVKKVDNKTRNKVSINELLRDNS, from the coding sequence GTGGTAAATGTTTGTGATTTTCAAGAAGTGATTGAGGATGCCTGGAATAATTTAGCTGATCTTTCTGGTAATGCTTCAGTTAGAAAAGTTGTTGATGAGGTTATGGATCTTTTAGATCAAGGTAAAATCCGCGTATGTGAAAAAATAGAAGGTCAGTGGATAGTGAATGAGTGGGTAAAAAAAGCTATATTACTGTGTTTCCGTTTATATGATATGAGCTTTGCAGAAATTAGTAGTGCAAATTCAATTCTTGGTAGTTTGTGTTGGTTTGATAAGGTACAGTTGAAATTTGGTAAATGGGGTGCTGATGATTTTAAACAAGCAAAGATTAGAGCTGTCCCTGGCTCAATGGTTCGTAAATCTGCTTATATTGCGCCTAATGTAGTACTGATGCCTAGTTTTGTGAATGTAGGTGCGTATATAGATGAAGGTACTATGATTGATACTTGGGCATCTATTGGAAGTTGTGCTCAGATTGGTAAACATTGTCATATTTCTGGAGGTGCAGGAGTAGGTGGTGTATTAGAGCCATTAAATTCTAGACCTGTTGTTGTAGAAGATAATTGTTTTATTGGTGCTCGTAGTGAAATTGTTGAAGGTGTAATAATAGGTGAAGGTGCAGTAATTGCTATGGGCGTTTATATTGGAGCTTCTACTAGAATTATCGATAGAGCGTCTGGTGAAGTATTTTATGGAAGAGTTCCTCCATATTCTGTAGTAGTACCTGGTTCTTATGGTAGTGGTAATTTATCATTGTATTGTGCTGTTATTGTTAAAAAAGTTGATAATAAAACTAGAAATAAAGTGTCTATCAATGAACTTTTAAGGGATAATTCTTAA